In Candidatus Cloacimonadota bacterium, a single genomic region encodes these proteins:
- a CDS encoding HNH endonuclease signature motif containing protein, producing the protein ILTKMEWLKQLSEMFDEVDYTCQICGRQFQADAHCLCGHHIKTRGAGGGDEAENIKILCKSCHHDVHNGLIKINS; encoded by the coding sequence AAATTCTCACAAAAATGGAATGGCTCAAGCAGTTATCAGAAATGTTTGATGAGGTAGATTATACATGCCAAATATGCGGAAGGCAATTCCAGGCGGATGCCCATTGCCTTTGCGGGCATCATATCAAGACCAGAGGAGCAGGCGGGGGCGATGAAGCTGAGAATATTAAAATATTGTGTAAATCATGCCACCATGATGTGCATAATGGATTGATTAAAATAAATTCTTGA